Proteins from one Papaver somniferum cultivar HN1 unplaced genomic scaffold, ASM357369v1 unplaced-scaffold_158, whole genome shotgun sequence genomic window:
- the LOC113337276 gene encoding auxin-responsive protein SAUR78-like isoform X2 — MTLSTIAGNTTNNMAAKFCQLMKFKSVIKKWRSMGKHNRSISSSAVADIHNSTSFTDDHDMVVRDDQINRSTPPAAGGGHGLQAVYVGKSRRRYLISSDIIDHPLVRELVVRSSSVGCESELSASAGITFDCEVVMFEHLLWMIENSDPLEDHESSIDGDDEHELVDYYVCS; from the exons ATGACCCTATCAACCATAGCTGGAAATACAACAA ATAATATGGCAGCTAAATTCTGTCAGTTGATGAAGTTCAAATCAGTCATAAAGAAATGGAGATCCATGGGCAAGCACAACAGAAGTATTAGCTCATCGGCGGTAGCCGATATTCATAATTCTACCTCGTTCACCGACGACCACGATATGGTAGTAAGAGATGATCAGATTAACAGAAGCACTCCGCCGGCGGCGGGTGGTGGTCATGGTCTTCAAGCTGTATACGTTGGTAAATCTCGTCGTCGTTATCTGATTAGCTCCGACATCATTGATCACCCTCTTGTTCGTGAGCTAGTGGTCAGGTCATCTTCCGTTGGTTGCGAATCGGAACTAAGTGCTTCTGCTGGGATAACATTTGATTGTGAAGTtgttatgtttgagcatttgttaTGGATGATTGAGAATTCTGATCCGCTGGAGGATCACGAGTCAAGTATAGACGGTGACGACGAGCATGAGCTTGTCGATTACTATGTTTGTTCATAA
- the LOC113337276 gene encoding auxin-responsive protein SAUR78-like isoform X1 translates to MIINHHVVHLYVVVFVDNMAAKFCQLMKFKSVIKKWRSMGKHNRSISSSAVADIHNSTSFTDDHDMVVRDDQINRSTPPAAGGGHGLQAVYVGKSRRRYLISSDIIDHPLVRELVVRSSSVGCESELSASAGITFDCEVVMFEHLLWMIENSDPLEDHESSIDGDDEHELVDYYVCS, encoded by the exons ATGATCATCAATCATCATGTAGTGCATTTGTACGTAGTTGTCTTCGTTG ATAATATGGCAGCTAAATTCTGTCAGTTGATGAAGTTCAAATCAGTCATAAAGAAATGGAGATCCATGGGCAAGCACAACAGAAGTATTAGCTCATCGGCGGTAGCCGATATTCATAATTCTACCTCGTTCACCGACGACCACGATATGGTAGTAAGAGATGATCAGATTAACAGAAGCACTCCGCCGGCGGCGGGTGGTGGTCATGGTCTTCAAGCTGTATACGTTGGTAAATCTCGTCGTCGTTATCTGATTAGCTCCGACATCATTGATCACCCTCTTGTTCGTGAGCTAGTGGTCAGGTCATCTTCCGTTGGTTGCGAATCGGAACTAAGTGCTTCTGCTGGGATAACATTTGATTGTGAAGTtgttatgtttgagcatttgttaTGGATGATTGAGAATTCTGATCCGCTGGAGGATCACGAGTCAAGTATAGACGGTGACGACGAGCATGAGCTTGTCGATTACTATGTTTGTTCATAA